GTCCGCCCGGAGGACGTCGACGTCGTCGTCAACACCCATCTGCACGCCGACCACGTCGGCTGGAACACGCAGGACGTCCAGGGGGAATGGGTGCCGACCTTCCCGAACGCGGAGTATCTGGTCCCGGCCGCCGACGACTTCCACTTCGGCCCGGAGAACGGGTACGGCAGGGGGGTCCGGGAGGAGGACCGGCTCGTCTACGAGGACAGCGTCGCGCCGGTGCACCGCGCGGGGCAGGTCAGGCTGTGGGACGGCGCCCACCGCATCGACGAGCACCTGACGCTGGAGGCGGCGCCCGGCCACACGCCCGGTTCCGCCGTGCTGCGGCTGGCGTCGGGGGGCGACAGGGCGGTCTTCGTCGGCGACCTGCTGCACAGCCCCGTACAGATCCTCGAACCGTCCTGCGAGAGCTGCTTCTGCCTCGACGCGGTCCAGGCGGCGGCGAGCCGCCGGAGGGTCCTCGGACGGGCGGCGGACGAACGGGAGCTGGTCGTGCCGGCGCACTTCGGCGGGGCGGGTGCCGTCGAAGTGCGCCGGGAGGGGGAGGGATTCGGCCTCGTACGGTGGGCGGCGTACGAGGCGGGGTGAGGCGGCGGCGAGGGGATCAGGCGCTGACGGAGGCCTGCCCGGCACCGGCACCGGCACCGGCTTCGGCACCGGCTTCGATTTCGTCGCCCTGGCCCTCGCCCTTGTGAACCTTGGGAGCGCCCTGCTCCGGCGAGGTGGTGGCGTCCGGGGTGGCGTTCGAGGTGCCGTCCGCCAGGGCCTTCCGCAGCCGGGTGTAGTAGCCGATGGCGGCGAGGACGCCGATGGCGGTGGTCGCCGTCCACAGGACGTCGGGGCCGGGCCCGTCGACGATGGCGCCGGCCGCGATCGGGGCGACGAAGCCGGCGACGGCCCAGGACATGCCCATGACGCCCTGGTAGCGGCCTCGGGCGTGCTCGGGGGCGAGGCGGGCGGTGGCGGCCGCGTTGGTCGGGACGTGGATCATCTCGCCGATCGTCCAGACGATCACGGTCGCGGCGAAGGCCACGGGGGAGCCGGCGAGCGCGGTGGCGCCGGTGCCGAAGGCGAAGAGGAGGGCGGAGAGGCTCAGCAGGAGCACGGGGGAGCGCTTGTCGGTGAGCTTGTTGACGAGCAGCTGGAAGGCGACGATCACGATGCCGTTGACGGCGATGACCATGCCGAAGGAGGAGGGGTCGAGGCCCTGGCCGGCCATGGTCAGCGGGAGGCCGATCCACGGGGCGGTGAAGACGAGGCAGACGAAGAGGTTGAGCAGGACGAGCGTGCGGAAGGGGGCGTCGCGGAGGACGGTCAGCATGCTGACCTTCTCCTCGGCGACGGGCTCGCCCCGCTGGTCGACGGCGGCCTCGGGCCGGGTCTCGGGGAGTCGCAGGAAGACGATCACGGCGCACAGGACGGTGGCGACGGCGTCGACGACGAAGAGGGTGCGGTAGCCGAGGAAGGCCGCGGCGCCGCCGCCGATGGCGGCGATGGCGAAGCCGAGGTTGAGGGCCCAGTAGTTGAGGGCGAAGGCCCGGCGCACGTCGTGCTCGGGGACCATGTCGGCGATCGTCGCGTTGATGGACGGCCGGACGGCCTGCATGGCGACGCCCATGAGGAGGACGACGGTGGCGATGGCCCAGGGCGCGGTGACGACGGCGAGGGCGGCGGCGCAGGCGGCGGCGGCCAGGTGCATCGTGATCATGGTGGGGCGCCGGCCCCAGCGGTCGGTGAGCGTGCCGCCGAGCGGGGAGCCGGCGATGCCGCCGAGACCGTGGAGGGCGACGACGAGTCCGGCGAACCAGGCGGAGTGCCCGAGCTCCTGCGTCAGGTACAGGGACAGGAAGGTGAGGACGAAGGCCCCGGTCCGGTTGACCAGGGTCGACAGCCAGAGCCACCAGAAGCCCTGAGGGAAGCCGGAAACCGTCGCGCGAGCTGATCGTCTGAGCGAGTCGATGGACATGTGTGGCCGGCCCCTTGTTGTCTGTAAGCCCCTATCACGGCCCTCGTAACTTACGTATCTCTCATGCCGGACGCCAGCCAATTGACGACGCGTGTCAATCGTCGACGGTCGTTTACGCTCATACGCATGGCCGACGCACCGTACAAGCTGATCCTCCTCCGCCACGGCGAGAGCGAGTGGAACGAGAAGAATCTGTTCACCGGTTGGGTGGACGTGAACCTCACCGCGAAGGGCGAGAAGGAGGCGACGCGCGGCGGCGAGCTGCTCAAGGACGCCGGCCTGCTGCCCGACGTGCTGCACACCTCCCTCCAGAAGCGCGCCATCCGCACGGCGCAGCTCGCGCTGGAGTCCGCGGACCGCCACTGGATCCCCGTGAACCGCTCGTGGCGCCTCAACGAGCGCCACTACGGCGCCCTGCAGGGCAAGGACAAGGCCCAGACGCTCGCCGAGTTCGGCGAGGAGCAGTTCATGCTGTGGCGCCGCTCGTACGACACCCCGCCGCCGGCGCTCGCCGACGACAACGAGTACTCGCAGGCGGGCGACGCGCGCTACGCGACGATCCCGCCGGAGCTGCGCCCGCGGACGGAGTGCCTCAAGGACGTCGTGGAGCGGATGCTCCCGTACTGGTACGACTCGATCGTCCCGGACCTCCTCGCGGGCCGCACGGTCCTGGTCGCGGCCCACGGCAACAGCCTCCGCGCCCTGGTCAAGCACCTGGACGGCATCTCGGACGCCGACATCGCGGGCCTGAACATCCCGACGGGCATCCCCCTGTCGTACGAGCTCGACGAGAACTTCAAGCCCCTCAACCCGGGCGGCACCTACCTCGACCCGGACGCCGCGGCGGCGGCCATCGAGGCCGTGAAGAACCAGGGCAAGAAGTAACCCTGACTTACGAAAGAGCCCCCTACCTGCGGTTTCTCCGCTGGTAGGGGGCTTCTTCGTGACTTGGGGCCGTCTGTGGGCCGTCAGGAGGATGGGGCTGTGCTTTCCCCAGGCTCTGGCTCCGCCCGCCACTCCGCTCCGGCGCCGGCGTTCCGGAGCACCGAGACGGCGGACCGGGCCTCGTAGTCGGGCTGCCCTTCGAGGACGGTGACGGGGGCTTGCCGAGCCAGCTCCCGGCAGCGCCACAAGCTCAGTCCGGTCAGCTTGCGCAGCGCCAGGATCACGTCCGTCTCGCGCGGCCCGCAGTCGACGAGCACCACTTCGTGGGACGGATCATCGCAGAGCAGCGTGTAGTACTCGACGGACTCGTCGTGGGCCATCTCGCCCTCCCCTTCTCGGCGACCAGGAGCGTAGACGCCCTCGAAGACGGCAGCCATGGCTTTTTGGGTGCGTTCCTGGCTGCTCGGCATGAGGTGGGTGTACGCACGCAGGGTCGGGGTGGTCGCTGAGCGCCCCATTGACACCAGAACTTGAACGCGTTCAAGATGATGTTCGTCGCTTCGTTGAGGCGTTGCTACCGGGTATGTCCGAGACGCGAGAGGCAGGGTCGTATGGCTGCCGACCGGCATCAGCGGATACGACGACGGGCATTCATGCGCGCCGCGTGGGGATGTGCGGTGCCGTTCCTGCTCGCCTCCTGTTCCGGCTACTACCCGGTCGAGGTCGACACCGTCGATCGGCTGACGGGCGTGTGGTCGGACTGGACCGGGGCGACAGTCGAGTTCAAGGAGGACGGCACGTTCACGGCCACGGGCCTGGACAAGGCGGACGTCATCGGCTGGGGGTGCACCGGGTTCGCCGAACGGCAACATGGCACCTGGTCCCCCACCGGAACGTACGACACGGTCACCTTCGACGGCGTGGACTGCGAGGACCTGAGCCTGGCCTTCTACGGCTCCCCGGAATCCTTCGTCTTCTGCTTCACCCGGGACGTGACCGCCGGGGGATGCTCGCACGAATTCAGCCGGGATACAGGCTGATCCGAGTGCTCCCGGCGCCGGGTGTCCTGGGGCTGTCCTGGCGGTGTTCCGGGTCTGTGACATAGCGGTCTCCGGTACTGCCGCGAGGGCTGGGGCGTTGCTACGTTCCGATTCTGGGTGCGGCCCTGGGGGCCGCCCGAAGAGGGGGAGTCCCGGATGAACGTCGATCGCCTCAGACCCACCGTCCTGACGCTGGCCGCCATCACCCTGGCCGTCGCGCTCACCGGCTGCCAGGAAGGCGGTTCCGCCGCCGGGGGCGCCGCGCCGAGTGTGACCGCCGAGGCGCCCGAGACGTCAGGGGACCCCGGGCCCACCGCGGAGCCTGCCGAGGAGCCGTCGGCAGAGCCCCCGACCGAGGCCCCGACCACTCCGGCCGCCCCCGGACCCTCGACGAAGAAGCCCTCGACGAAGAAGCCCACGACGAAGAAGCCCTCCACGAAGAAGTCCGGCGGGTCGAAGTCCGGGGCGTCCGACGACTCTTCGGCCGACTGCGTCGACGCGCCGCCGAGCCCCGACGACGTCGACCCCGACGAGATCGCCCTGTACCGCATCGAGGAACTCGACGGCAGCACCGGGAAGGTGAACCTCGTCCTCCAGCACGGAGCCTGGGGCTGCGGCATGGAGGACACCGACGGCGCTCCCTTCGTCGGCACCGGCGAGGAGAGCCGCTGGGCCCTCGACCAGGCCGCGTACGTCACCGTCACCACCCCGATCGTCGAGAGCACCGAGAACCAGCGGATCGGCGTCCAGGAGCTGATCGACTGGGTCGACGCGCATCCGGACTCGGGTCTGGTCTTCCGGTACGAGACCGGTGACGACGGGGCGATCCACCGGCTGGAGCAGGTCTTCACCCCGTGAGTCGAGAGGGGGCGGGGGCGGCGGCCCCGCTCGTCCGCACGGGTGACGGCGAAACCTTACGGCTGGCGGGCGGCGCATAGGAGACGAGGGGCGCGGTACATGTGCCGGTGACCCCTTCGTCTCACGAAACGAGAGTCCTCGTGCGTCTCCGGCACTCCGTCGCCGCCGCTTGCGGCGCCCTTGCCCTCACCGCCACCCTGGCCACCCCCGCCCACGCCGCCACCGGTGACTTCGGCTACCGGTTCGTCGGTCTGTCCGGGGAGCCGCAGGCGGCCACGCTGCACGACCCGGCGAGCGGTGAGTGCGTCACGATCGCCGAGGCCGCCGACCCGGGCGCCTCCGGGCCCGCCTTCGCTCCGCACAACGACACGGACGAGTACGCGGTCGTCTTCACCGAGCCCGACTGCAGCGGCGACTCCTGGACCCTCCGCCCCCACGGCCGCCCCGCCACGGACCGGCTCACGCTCCGCTCGGTCGTGTTCCTCCCGAACTAGGGCCTGTCCGGCCCTAGGAGGGGCCGGACCGTCAGAACCCCTCGCACGCGCGGTCGCGGAAGTCCTCCACCGTCGTCGTGCGGACGCGGTCGCCGATCGTGTAGCTGACCTGGCCCGGGGCGAGCCCGGCCAGGTCGGCGAGGGTGAAGGAGTGGTGCCCCGTCGACCAGGAGTTGTCACGGGCCGCCCCGTACAAGGTGTAGAGCCGCCCCGCCTCCAGCGGTCGCGGGGCCGCGTCCGGTGTCCATCCGCCGGCGCCCTCCGGGCTGGTCAGCGGCCAGGACGTGAAGCCGGTGACGGGTTCGGCGGCGGTCCAGTGGTCCGTGTACTCCGGCTCCACGGCGTCCGCGGTCACCTCCGCGTCCGGGTCGCCGATCGGCTCGTCCGGGTAGAACAGCGCCGAGTCGATCCGGTCGTGGCACATCAGGATCACCCCGAGGGGTTCGCCCTCCGCCGTCACCGAGACACCGGTGATCCCCGCGACCGGGACACCGCAGCCGGCGAGCAGGGGCAGCGCGGGCAGCATGACGGCGGCGAGCAGCCCGCGACGGAGTACGAGGCGGGGTGCGCGACCGGATACGCGACCGGATACGCGACGGAGCCGGGGAGCCATGTCGCCATCCTGGCCCGTGCCGCCCCGCACCGATATTGACGGGCGTCGATCGCCCCGAATCGTTAGCCTCCAGGCCATGAGCACGTCACTCCGCCTGGAGAAGGTCACGCCCGAGAACGTCGACGCGGCCCTCGCGCTGCGCGTCCACCCCCATCAGGAGGGCAACGTCGCCCCCGTCGTGCGCTCCCTCGCCGAGGCGTACGCCTTCGGGGAGACCGCCTGGCCACGGCTGATCTTCGATGGGGACGAGCTCGTCGGCTTCCTGATGGCCTTCCTCGACATCCCGTGGAACGAGAAGGAGGAACCCGCCGAACGTCGCAGCGGGCTCTGGCGCCTCAACATCGCCGCCACCGGGCAGGGCAAGGGGTACGGACGCTTCGCCGTCGAGGCGGTGCGCGACGAGCTCCGGCGACGCGGTACGCGACAGCTGTACGTGACCTGGGAGCCCGGCGACGACGGCCCCGGCGAGTTCTACCGCCGGCTCGGCTTCCGTACGACCGGCGAGGTCAGCGGCAGGCAGACCGTCGGCGTCCTCGAGGTCTGAGAGCCCCCGAGAGATCCGGGGCGAGAGGACCAGGGGTGGGGAGGGGCGGGGTGTGACACCCCCCCCCTCCCCACCCGCACCGGTCAGCCCGAGCAGCCCCCGCACTGGCACGGCGCGCCCGACTGGCAGCCGCAGCCGCAGCCCGAGCCGCAGCCGCAGGCACCGAGGACGGGCAGGAACTCCGCCCCGCGCGGGGCCTCCTGCTGGGGGTCGGTCGTCATGGGGGATTCGGCCATGGGGGTCCCTCCCTTTCGAGGCGCGCGTCGCCTCCCCCCATTGCATGCCCACTCGGACCGGCGCATCAACGGCGCATCGGCGCCCGTGCGCTCAGGGCCTGTCCGGTGGAGCACGGCCGGGGCCGCGGGACAGGCCCTACGCGCCCTCCACCGGAGCGTCCGCCGCCTGCAGCTCGTCCGCGTGCTCACCCGTCACCAGGTACACGACGCGCTTCGCCACCGACACCGCGTGGTCGGCGAACCGCTCGTAGTACCGGCCGAGCAGCGTCACGTCCACGGCCGTCTCGATGCCGTGCTTCCAGCGGTCGTCCATCAGGTGCTGGAACAGCGTCCGGTGCAGCAGGTCCATCTCGTCGTCGTCCTGCTCCAGCTGGAGCGCCAGGTCGACGTCCTTCGTGATGATGACCTCCGCGGCCTTCGCCATCAGGCGCTGCGCGAGCTGTCCCATCTCCAGGATGGTCGCGTGCAGGTCCCGCGGCACCGCCGTGGCGGGGAACCGCAGCCGCGCCAGCTTCGCCACGTGCTGCGCGAGGTCGCCCGAGCGCTCCAGGTCGGCGCTCATCCGCAGCGAGGTCACCACGATCCGCAGATCCGTCGCCACCGGCTGCTGCCGGGCGAGCAGCGCTATCGCCCGAGCCTCCAGGTCGTGCTGGAGGTCGTCGA
Above is a genomic segment from Streptomyces sp. NBC_00094 containing:
- a CDS encoding MBL fold metallo-hydrolase; this encodes MSTESAQTIVLGDVEIIRIAEWQGPFGPARGIVPGVRAEVWKENEEWLAPDHWAPDSGSAVMALQSWVLRSGGRTVLVDTGVGNGRERPHSPHFHRQQGDFLGRLERAGVRPEDVDVVVNTHLHADHVGWNTQDVQGEWVPTFPNAEYLVPAADDFHFGPENGYGRGVREEDRLVYEDSVAPVHRAGQVRLWDGAHRIDEHLTLEAAPGHTPGSAVLRLASGGDRAVFVGDLLHSPVQILEPSCESCFCLDAVQAAASRRRVLGRAADERELVVPAHFGGAGAVEVRREGEGFGLVRWAAYEAG
- a CDS encoding ribosomal protein L7/L12, with the protein product MPSSQERTQKAMAAVFEGVYAPGRREGEGEMAHDESVEYYTLLCDDPSHEVVLVDCGPRETDVILALRKLTGLSLWRCRELARQAPVTVLEGQPDYEARSAVSVLRNAGAGAEWRAEPEPGESTAPSS
- a CDS encoding GNAT family N-acetyltransferase, with the translated sequence MSTSLRLEKVTPENVDAALALRVHPHQEGNVAPVVRSLAEAYAFGETAWPRLIFDGDELVGFLMAFLDIPWNEKEEPAERRSGLWRLNIAATGQGKGYGRFAVEAVRDELRRRGTRQLYVTWEPGDDGPGEFYRRLGFRTTGEVSGRQTVGVLEV
- the phoU gene encoding phosphate signaling complex protein PhoU, whose product is MRDAYHEELDSIGESLVEMARLVGSAIGRATTAMLDADLKLAESVIAADQKVDDLQHDLEARAIALLARQQPVATDLRIVVTSLRMSADLERSGDLAQHVAKLARLRFPATAVPRDLHATILEMGQLAQRLMAKAAEVIITKDVDLALQLEQDDDEMDLLHRTLFQHLMDDRWKHGIETAVDVTLLGRYYERFADHAVSVAKRVVYLVTGEHADELQAADAPVEGA
- a CDS encoding phosphoglyceromutase — translated: MADAPYKLILLRHGESEWNEKNLFTGWVDVNLTAKGEKEATRGGELLKDAGLLPDVLHTSLQKRAIRTAQLALESADRHWIPVNRSWRLNERHYGALQGKDKAQTLAEFGEEQFMLWRRSYDTPPPALADDNEYSQAGDARYATIPPELRPRTECLKDVVERMLPYWYDSIVPDLLAGRTVLVAAHGNSLRALVKHLDGISDADIAGLNIPTGIPLSYELDENFKPLNPGGTYLDPDAAAAAIEAVKNQGKK
- a CDS encoding MFS transporter, whose protein sequence is MSIDSLRRSARATVSGFPQGFWWLWLSTLVNRTGAFVLTFLSLYLTQELGHSAWFAGLVVALHGLGGIAGSPLGGTLTDRWGRRPTMITMHLAAAACAAALAVVTAPWAIATVVLLMGVAMQAVRPSINATIADMVPEHDVRRAFALNYWALNLGFAIAAIGGGAAAFLGYRTLFVVDAVATVLCAVIVFLRLPETRPEAAVDQRGEPVAEEKVSMLTVLRDAPFRTLVLLNLFVCLVFTAPWIGLPLTMAGQGLDPSSFGMVIAVNGIVIVAFQLLVNKLTDKRSPVLLLSLSALLFAFGTGATALAGSPVAFAATVIVWTIGEMIHVPTNAAATARLAPEHARGRYQGVMGMSWAVAGFVAPIAAGAIVDGPGPDVLWTATTAIGVLAAIGYYTRLRKALADGTSNATPDATTSPEQGAPKVHKGEGQGDEIEAGAEAGAGAGAGQASVSA